The sequence below is a genomic window from Humulus lupulus chromosome 3, drHumLupu1.1, whole genome shotgun sequence.
ggcagaattaaggaggaaagcttgggaattagcttggatttggcttagagaagtggttcaacagaagaggtaagtctcaattcgtaatttagaggtttcaatctgagtttgaatggttggtttgagtgtttgaagttcttgagtttcagaaattggaaatGGGATTCTAGTGGGTTTTTGGGCTGGATTTTTGTTGGGatgtgttgttagaatcatgataaaggtgttgtgattaaagggttttgaattggggagctttgggatggctttggatgagttttagatgttggaaatggtgggttttctgggctcgaagggaagggccgcggctctgttctagagcgttgcggccctaggatgaacgCCGCAACGCGTGTCTTCTTTCAAGCATGCCCTTGGTTCTATTTTAAgggcagggccgcagcccttgggtgcacacttgaacatttggggatcttaggcatgggaatgtggtctagaatgctcgggatcgatttcatcaccgtgcttggtggaattcggattcccggaagttagttttatatccggaaacccttatttgaatattaatggaaccctataccttggttgtgactaggtgataaaagctagggcttgggaatgaatcgtgctcaaggagtgTTGCTCATAGtcagtaaccgcaaagattaaaggtaagaaaactgtaatgcctcgaattctccgatgtggtttaatggcagaATTAGTAGGCtgagagggccatacttgtttaattaagccattaaatgatgttatgcatgtatatgtgaattatattataatatgatgttaaatgcatgcatgtgggtccgcatcttaattataggggtgtgatggtaatttggcccgttgagggtataattgtatatttgtatgcatgtcaatgatatgtgttgagaccaaattataatgtgggtttgttcgagctattcagcatgagacgatcttggaatattgattggcagtttagtcacaacaggtttaagtgcggggctcgggttgagtcttggggtgattttaatgattaaagtgttaccgggtattagagggtaacgggatatgaattattggtgtttgagattaatgagaatagcaggaattggagagcgttaattacgattaacgagataggaggaaagtacaaatttttcccttgggagcctttagaaatcttaaattgacctaggggtaaaatggttatttctcccctaggatagatataactagTGTTGGCTGAAGAAGAGAGGAAAAACAGAGCACGTTTAAGAGTTTCTCCCGTACCATCttctccttcagttttctttgtaatttttgaatcattcttgaggattcaagcttgggaagcaagccttgggagtttgagagggtgttccaccattgaagagcatcataagctgagctttgggtaagtttctaaccatagaattctctggtttgccctgttttagctttgttttgcagttgagatttctagggtgaatacttggttttgttggaagttttggctagggttcctatgcttgtgatgtttggggtgtgttaggatggtttttgggttcatttggcattaagaatgggattttgaagcttgggaatcaggtttgaatcgaaggagatgaagaaggtcggttcaggggagttttgGTCTAGAGGTAGCggtatagcgcccaccctagggcgctacagcgctcctcaggaggatTTTGGGCaagttgggggttctgagtatagcggtGGGGTGCTAGGGGTTCAGCGCtctagcgctaccctgttccttcaaagtccagtTTTGAGTGTTCTTAAGGGTTTtttacttggggtttcaatccttaaggcccgggatcgaatccactcaccgtgtgggcatgtttcgaggtcccgagagtggagcttaggttaagaccctatctatgttgattctcattaatggaggttataattggttgttattaggtaaccgctaaggaactaaaagatcgatcgttctcaggggtcgtccttatattACTcatcgctcgaacctgaggtaagaaaactgcaccctgtatatatatgacatgcgttatggttattgatgcatgttgattggaaaatgtggacatggattgcatattaaatgctgatgAATGTTGTTTATCTGTATACGGCACTGACTAGTTAGgggcactgacctaagagtcagaaacggcataagcgttctGAACGTAGGGCTGAGTGAagaatagatctaatcgatatcagtgttgaatggctctaaggcattaacactggaccgaccctaaggtcgatgaacttataagcgcttggctagtctatgactagttactcagagccagggcagatggcctcggtgactgtttgtcaaatggctagggaacgttgttccaaggttatgagtctatggtcatgaggaaggttatgttggtgactattcaccatacacctatcttgttcaaacttatgaaatgttcacttatcagttaagcccgagtgaccctatcgtcacatagcTATAGGgggttcactacaagaaaaaatgcttttaataacaccaaaaatgtgttatcaaaacctacgataacactttctgatgtgttaagacagactgtgttatcgtaggtcagggtactttacataacactttatcagtgttatacagatgtgttattgtactgtcaacgataacacaatttctgtgttattttaatatatagataagtgttgaattatgttatttatagtcaatactataacactttttttgtgttatactatacattagtataacactttttttgtgttatactacactttactataacactttttttgtgttatactatactttattATAAccctttttttgtgttatactacactttagttcacatgtgttatattagctcagagaagcataatctttttttacttacacaaaactagaaaaacaaatatgaaagttgaagccaaataaggtaacataaatagatttttattaattaatatgtaattacaatatttagtctactagtctaggcttaagaaatcatattacaacataatttatgtcTAATTCAGATTcatttatcactaaatacaaaacaaaaaatgtataaaaaaattagtgaaatacattcttccattctaaaggcctcaactacaaatattgtcaagaattgctccaaagaaatcatctcaatatacctgcacattgtaaaaaaaaatcattttattattaagaacataagacttctAGTTTCCacatgtaagcatataaagtttaaattacttaTATGAACCAGTTTATATAACTAACTAAACTGCCATATAGCCAATTCACTTATCAGTGATTCATTTAGAATCATCACATACTTTAAttaacttatgaaatatatggaaTGGATGCAACTTATTGTTAAGTCCCTTCATATAGATTAGTCCCTTCACTTATCTTTTTTATTCTCTCTTTTCAATCTGAATATGATTCAAACCACTTGTAAAAAAATGTGActgattaattgtatatttatataaataatttttacacaaacataattcattatatgtataattTCATTGAATTTCCTGTAACACAAGTATAGGAGCCAAAAAAGGGAAACACCATAGTTTTCATGCCCAAAACATAAGAAACACAAGTATCAGATTAAAAGTAAACAAGGAATTGAAGAATCAAaataaattcaaagagaaaagcagAGGCTACAAAACTAAATGGGTCAGTTTCTGAGTTGAAAAAAATTCTGATATAGGGAGCTATGTCCCTTGACATGGGAAGACTATTCACATGATATGGCATTGGAATTTTCTCTTATGTTGTAACTTTTTTTACTACCACTTAATTGTTTATATTTCTAAtgataatatattcatattatttatACTAATAAGATTACTAATGAATGAAAACATGAATAGGTCCCAATATATATAGCAGAGAACAAAATGAATAAGATTACTAGAGAAATCAAAATTGTTGTCCAAGCTCTGGGAAAGACCTGTAACCAGTTGAAAAATCATTCTGTTAACAAGACATGATTCACTTCTGAAAGCACTAGTTGTTAATATTATTTAGTTATGTTAGTTTGTCTGCTGAAGAGTTTGTTATATGGTAGTTAGTTTCATAACTACCCCCTCTGTACTACTCATTATCTAGCAAGTTTAGACCAGATAATCTTTTCACCAATTAAATAGTCTAGTCTTGAACCATAAGTATAAATTTGTTGATAATGAATTGTAATTAGAACAAGGCATTTACCAAATATCATAAATTGCATTAGGACATGATGAAAATTAATAATACACATAGACCAAAATAaattgagaatgatcaacctacATAATGCACAACCACATGCATATAAGCtcataaatatattaaagaatAAATTCAGCACTAACACAACTGATAACTAATTTAAGTTTTAGGTGACAACAATAACTGCTAATTAAAATGAAAGAAATGACAACACTATTAAATAAAGTGTGGAAACAAAAGGAAATTCATTTGAAATATAAACTCAGTACCTGATCCTCCAGCTTATTGATATTGTGAACCCTTTCTGTCTTAGCTCCATCTGTTTTCTTAAGATCCTTGTTCTGCTTGAAGTTGGCCCAGGAAAGAAGACTATCCAAAATGCCAGACTTTGCCACTGCAAGTTTAAAAGGTAAAACATAAACAAAGATACAGAAAGTAATGATTAGTGATCTGACTTGTGACGTGATCTACATGAGTTCCACCCTTGATTGTGGCAATCGAATTTACAAAGCTAAACTGCTTTAACAAGAGAAAACAATCAGAATAAAACACCCTTAAAAGTGCAGAACAACATCAAAGTACTCTCATTAAACATAAAAATTCAAATACCTGTTGAAATTGCCCATCACTAAGGCTCACACAAACCTCCCACTTATCATTCACTTTCTCTGTGATCTTGCAGGATGACTTTTAAGCTGCaaatggaattaaaaaaaaacagagataTTATGCTACCTAAAATTTATGAAAAACTGAAAGAAAGTGAACAAGTTCCAGTTAAGATTTTAGTTAAAATGAGCCCTCAAAGAGGTCAATACTTCCCAATTAATTTAGGACAACATGCCTGAACTATTTATGTAAACTAACTATACCAATCTTAAAAGGGAAGTAGCAAACCGTATATTAATAAATAGATGATAAGCCtgtttaaaaaaaagaaagatgacaaggtGTCAATTATATTTTACAGCCTAAGAAGCCAATCATATACCAACAAAAAAGGGTATCCACTAAATCTTATCAATCATGATTATCTAGCATCAGAAACACAAACCCGAAATCACCACCCATTTATACATGCAAGGACCTCTATCAAATTTCAATAACAGTTTTACAAATTATTCCAAAGGGGTTTGGGCATTCAAATAGTTGTTTTTTTATAACAAAACTTGCATCAATGAGTTAAGTCCAGTCAAAATAACTTAGAATTACAAATTTGGCATGGCAAGGTACTTTTCCAAATAATAACCCGCCAAAAGCCCAATTCATAGCACATTAAGAATAGTAACAAAAaattactgcaaaaaaaaaaaataataataagaaaaaagaaCATGTGTATTAttatcaaatattaattttttttccaattgACTTTGTGTACAACCTATGGGTATCATCAAATGACCTCTGTAGATATAGTAACGCAAACAAGATATTCCATGATAAGTCCCATGTAAGAGATTATCTTCTCTCACCCCTGAACTATCAAAAATCATAAGCTTGTTTACTTTACCAATATGTCCACCTTTACCACGTTGTTTCCTTTTTGATTTCCTTGCATAATAAGAATTGTCTTCATCAGACATATCCAGCTCATTATCactgtcttcttcttcttcagattcTGCACCTCCCCAATTTTTATCATGGTATCACTAAAAATACATCATCAACATGCAAAAAGAACCAATTTTCACAGTATCACACTCAAAGAATAGTTCAGTAAATCTAATCTATCAATGGACATCTACCAAAAGATAAATGGAAATGAAGAGCAAAGAACAAAATAAACTCATTACAATACCACATCTAACATACAAAATATATAGACACAAAAATAAGTGTTCATTGGCACCATATTTTTCAGGGCCAATCTCTAGAAATTGGCATTGGAACAATAATAACTGTAAGATTTATCACAAGCACAACCATAAACACAGTACAGTCCAgtgtttgtattttattttcccAACTCTAAATTAAGTCATAAAAGTTATAtcttttttctgaaaaaaaaacaacagaacttgtattttttatttaagagAAATAATGCAAGGCAAAGAATGAGAATCACCCTGACAAAACAATAAAAAAGCAATTACATAAAAGTTATATCAAAGACAACAGTATACCTCAAAATCAAGATTAATTCATCAAttattcaaaaaagaaaaaagtccATAGAAAATCAAACTATAGAGTGAGAGAAACATGGAGATTGTTACCCAACAAACCAGCTAAAGTATACTACAACTACATGAAAGGTTTTACAAGGGCTGAATAATAGCACAATAAAAAGGAAATCGGGACCTTCCATTAGAGAATATACTGTGGCGAGACTAATACAAATATAAGAAACCAAAACTACATTGAGATTAATTCACCAAttattcaacaaaacaaaaatatcaaAGGAAAATCAGGCCTCATTCAGATAAAGGAAAATCATACCTCAACTTAGAGTACAAGCAGGTATAGGCATGGGCATGTTGTCTTTGAAGAATAAATCACCTGTTATAAAATCAGTGTGAAAATTTCCAAACAAACCAAATACTCTGTGGCACAAAGTTATCAAGAACTAGATAGTTTTGAGTATAATTGGGATGTTGGTTTGGCTGGTGAGGCTATATAAGATTGAGATAATAGTAGTTTTGGGAGATTCGAGGTGAGGGATTACACACACATGGCTGGTAAGACTGTATATCATAACCCACATACAGATAGACAGTTCTAACCATTATCTTTTTTGGGTTGGAGTGTTCTTTGTAAAAACAAAAGATGAAAGTGTGAATCATATTTTTGTTCATTGCACATTTACACTATCTTTATGGTCAAAGTTCAGGTTGGACAGGCTGCTCCAAGAAGCTGCCGTGGTTTTTAAGATGAAGATTATGGTGGGGATTGGGTTGTTGTAATGACCTCATACACGTTCCTTTAATTTGTAAtgtttcatttttattaatatcttaGTTTAATTTCAtaccaaacaataataataacaacaataatcTGGGAACCCTCAATACCCATTCATAAACTAATGACAGTATCTGAAGAATAATTTGTTGTTTGCGTGCATCTAGTATTAGCTTCCAACATAGAAGTAAAGCAATCCTCTCTATTGGTTTTGATATCATGAAAACTGGTCAAGAATCGGACAAAAAGATAAAGAAATTGCATAAAAAACATAATGGAATTTACATGAATGATTACATAAGTTTCATTGATACTTTAAACTTAATTGAGGCCCACAAATTCAAAGATATAATCTCTTGAAAATAAGAATGATTACAAAATTACATGAATAGTTGCTAACCTGATCAAGAACTGTACCAATATCCCTGTTTTTTTCTACTGTGTCACGCCTTATCCTCCTTGCTAAACGAACATCAGCATCTGCACTGAAAATTTTTCAATGTGAAGTGCCTCAACTTAGTAACACTATAAAGTGACATATCACGGCATCCCATAGTTAATACAGAAACTATAAAAGAAATCATTATATTAATTGAATCTTAAATGTAATGGTATAATACTGAatgaattagaaaaaaaaatagtcaGATAAGCATCTCAAGACCACATATTTGTAGTAGTAACTAATGAAAAACATCAGAAATACAGAGTAAGAACATCAAGTAGCCTAAAtgataaaaaagaaaataaatgacaTGTATCAACAAATATCTTCATATTCATCAACTCTCGAACACGGGGATCATGAAAAATGAGAATGCCTTCCAAAATTATCACATCTGAAGGGTTTACCTGCACAGCATATGCCGCCATATTATTGAAGTAAGGGTCCTCTAATTCAAAATTCTAATAGAGATAAGAAACATACTGATAATTGCAAGCATGCACATACTGTAAGTACTGAATAACTTTAATTCTCCTATAACTTCTCTTTGGTAAGACAAGTATAAGAAAACAAGAGGAAATTCATTAGACTAGCATGTTAAGAAAACAAAAGTTACCCTTCTAGGCGGGAAGACATTGTTTTTGTAACTCTTGAAGTCATAGTTTGGAATATCTACTGCTTGCCCATTCCTCAGCTTATCCATAGAAGCTAAAAGTTTCTCATTATCAAATGCATCTGACAATAAAAGTAATTTTACATCAAAAGACATGAAAGAGACAGCATGCACCATATAGGAGAAATACATACCATAGTTAGGCTAGTTATGGCTACAAAGCAAACCAATTCTAATGTACCCCACTAAATGGCTAAAAATATActatatttttgtgaatttttagcAAGATACAGGTATTAGAAACTGTGTACAAATGGGCACTAAATTACATAAAGTTTAATAGCACAAACCTCATTGCTTGGTTTAAATGCTTGGTTTAATAGCACAGGAACTCGTTTTCCATTAAGTTCCACTTTCACATTATTCCCAAGGCATCCAGCCATATCAAAAACTCTCTTTTTCATCAGCGCAACAACATCATCTTCTAAATGTGTCATGTTAAACTTAGCCAAATCTGGCTTAAAAGTCACCTTGGTCCAGTTGTCACTCTCCTTGCACTTTGTGATCACTGGATCAGTTTTCTTCCCCATGTTATTGGAGAAAACTTTCAAACAATCAACAAAAAATCCAATCAAATCAATATGTATGCTGAACCCAATTTCAAATTAACCACAGTAGAGAGCTTGTCTTAAATCAAAATTAAGAAATgaaatttataaacaaattagTCCCAATTTATGGAAAAACTTCAAATCATCAACACACAAACCCAATCAAATCACCATGTCTGCCAAACTATGCTGACCAAAAtttcaaattaactaaaaaagaGAGCTTGTCCGAAACCCAAATCAAGAAATGATCTTTAACTAAAAAAGAGAGCTTGTTCGAAACACAAATCAAGAAATGATCTTTAACTTAAAAAGAGAGCTTTTCCGAAACCCTAATCAATAAAACACatgaataaacaaattatttcCAAATTAGGGAAAACCTTCAAATATTCAACACGAAACACCCAGTCCACTCAACAAGTATACTAagctcaaaattcaaattaactaaaaagATAACTTGTCCGACATCCTAATCAAGAAATGAACTTCTATACCTGCTTGTACTTCTTCAGACGCTTTCCATTAATGGTCTCGATGATAAACTCAGTGATCGGAGCATAAAAATACCCCATAAATACAGAAatggatattaaaaaaaaaatcttactgTAATTGAGAGAGGGACACAAATTGGAGAAACATACCAGATCTTGCTTCCACCATGCGTCGAGGTGATGAACACACTCACAATGGCGTCGTCCTCCTGGGCAGATTGTATAAGTGGCGGGCAAGCTTAATCGTCCACCTCCTGGGCAGCTCGGTCGAGaaacgaagagagagagagatggggtaaaagaagagagagagagttaacagggaacagagagagagagagagagagagagagagagagggtaaacAGGGAAcgtagagagagaagagagaagagagagagaggggaaatGGGAACCGACTGGGACCGACTGTGAAATGGGGAAATGgttttttacttttctttttattttggtcAATTGACCGTGTGAAAATTTTGGGGGATACTGGGGAAAATTAGGCGCCAATTAAGTCCCgcctatatacatatatacttatatatattataacactTTTTGAAAATAGTTATAtttttgtgttatggaaatgggttttTGTTGTAGTGGTTGTAGCTgcttttgtgacttttgcaactatcacctatt
It includes:
- the LOC133822726 gene encoding uridine kinase-like protein 3, whose amino-acid sequence is MDKLRNGQAVDIPNYDFKSYKNNVFPPRRVNPSDVIILEGILIFHDPRVRELMNMKIFVDTYADVRLARRIRRDTVEKNRDIGTVLDQVIYSSKTTCPCLYLLVL